In the genome of Dermacentor variabilis isolate Ectoservices chromosome 5, ASM5094787v1, whole genome shotgun sequence, one region contains:
- the LOC142583313 gene encoding uncharacterized protein LOC142583313: MEASYLLGILGANATRNITRLLSRESPFIVPNVSFQTPITEAQQLVKAFPDEHVGHHPNNIAGRHEDFGAAGPVVVMLGCLFLVFLAVGIPTFIQKKRREARERREAIRRLQTAEHREAAEGLSFRVPATD, from the exons ATGGAGGCTAGCTACCTGCTCG GGATTCTTGGTGCCAATGCAACTCGCAATATCACCAGGCTACTTTCGCGCGAGAGCCCTTTCATAGTGCCAA ATGTGTCCTTCCAGACTCCCATCACAGAGGCTCAACAGCTTGTCAAAG CGTTTCCGGACGAGCACGTGGGTCATCACCctaacaacatcgctg GCCGCCACGAGGACTTCGGCGCCGCGGGCCCCGTGGTGGTGATGCTGGGCTGCCTCTTCCTCGTGTTCCTAGCCGTGGGCATCCCCACCTTCATCCAGAAGAAGCGCCGAGAGGCGCGGGAGCGTCGCGAGGCCATCCGGCGACTGCAGACCGCCGAGCACAGGGAGGCGGCCGAAGGGCTCTCCTTCCGCGTGCCCGCCACGGACTGA